caaatcATCATGACCTTTGTGATGGGACAATACATGGTCAATCAATCAGTCTCTTTTACTGTCTGAtcaagagagtgagagagttattttttatttttttcctcatgGGTTGCAGCCGCCTACGTAAGGCAAGACCAAGATAATAACATGCTACAATTCACCCAGCCATAATATTCAATATATGCACTCTGCTATGCTCTATGCTACGCTCAGCTTCTGATGCACACTGCAGGCATGGCATGTGTGTGCCTTAGGCTTTAGCTAATTCCATACCATTaatgcctctctctctctctctctctctctctctctctctcatattgtTGAGGCTTTACACTGTTGAAGGTGAAGGGGTAATTTAGGAGAGGCAACCAACCATCCGTTTTcgtgtttgtgtttgtgtctTGCAGTTCCAACTTAACCAATAACCTAAATCCATCAGAAGATTGGTTGAGTTGTCTATTAAATATTGTTCCTTCACTGTCTTGGAACTATTCGCTACGCAACCTATCGGGTCCCTATGttctaaactcaaatttgtGATATGGTCAGCCTTAATTGGTGGTAAATTGATTTGGGCCTAATAAATTATTGTATTATATCGTAGTACGATTACGTGAAATGACTTGTACGCATGTAAGACCATCTCCAATCGCTGGGGTGGAAACCCAAATCTTCAGTTTTGAACCCAAAATTCTTCTCCAATCCATGTATTTTAGGGGGTGGAAATTTGAGAAAGGTGAAATTTGGGGTGGAATTCCAGTTCAAGTTTTGCCTGGACTGGTAATTTGTGTGGAGCCCAAAGCTCTGTCTTTGCAGCCCatgtgaagagaaaaaagaggtGGGCCCCGTGTGACAGCAAAGCTGTCTGGCCAGCAGCCCTTTTGAGCAACACATGGCAGCTTCAGGGGAGAAAGACGTTGGAATCCAACGGCTTAAAAAAGCTGGGTTGTCCTTGTGtttatttttaagtgaaattCTATTTGTGctttggaattttaattttttaaggtTAAAATGttcacaaaattaaatcacgaatgttgaaacaaaaataatgtcaaaaaaaattaacgacaaaaaaaaattatgggttaatcattcttaaacaatttaataaagttgtggACTCAAATTATGAGTCTGCAaggttggaggaaaaaaaattttgagtcatgaaaataaatgaatagtTATATTTTGGAGGgtgaaaatttgagtttagccCCAACATGATTGGAGATGGtctaagagcacttccacttATTTGCTATGGCAAAGGACAATGGGAGCAGGGGCGGAGCTGTACTAAGGCCTGGGATGGCCCTGGCCCCTCCAATTTATTTAACCCTTTTGAATGTATATATTGGATGTGGTAacaaatgcaaagaaaaattgCTATACTTAAGCCTATGGCCCCCTCACCACAAATCAATACTTgtcaaaattgtattttaatatgaatataataGTAAAATCATActacatttatgaaagaaaaccaCTCATTTCAATTTAGTGCTTTTGTAAGCAATAGTTTACTCAATAGGCCGAAAAATTATACTACTAAACTTTTGGTGTTTAACATTATGGCCCCCTCAAATATAAAATCCTAGCTCCGCCCTTGAATGGGAGGCAAAGGTTGttactattcacataaatagtGGCAACCCTTGCAAAACGTAAGGTGTGCttccacccattgtcatggcaaatgACAAGTACTATtcacttttagttttttttaaaaaattttttttgcctaaacaattaatttggagaatatttcggttgccacgtgtcattttttattatataaaattctcatctaatatttcagataagatttttcgattaaattttcagataagatttttggttaccacgtgtccatatttattataaaattataagatttttggttgccatatgtccatatttattataaatttcacATCttactcatcatacaattaaatacctactcactcatcatacaattgaaatactcATAGTCCTCATAGTATGACACAATCGAGTAGAAGGACGACTCGATCATTGGCGAAGGCGGTTCTACCGGATCACGACGTGGGGGAGTATTTTCCTTCGGAGAACGTAATAGTGCCATTATTTCTAACACGGAACGCACCAAGGGAACCGACTACAGGCATTGTTCACTTGAGGAGCCATTTGTaatggttttccttttttttgttttgccttgaataatctattaaaaaaattaaattggaaatgcaagaaaatataaaatgaatgacattaaattgaataaacgGCAATTAAATTTTTACCTTGTCGTCAAGATTTTGACATCTTCCATCGTTTGTCCACAACCCTCCGGCTTCGATGGAAGATCTCATAAATATGgtgaataaaaatgaaaattgaaagtgaagaaaactTTGTgtagaaagtgaagaaaactTTGTgtagaaagtgaaaaataatagaaggagaataaaatgtatgaggatttggttTTGAAAGTGATCAACattggtaggtatttatagataaaaattccaaatcgaatttttttttcagattttttaaGCCTAAAAAAAGGGCAGCCGTTGGATTTGAGGGAAAAAACGATCAGAGCTACCAGAACACGCCACATGGCGTGTTACTGTTGGTGGACTTTAGGGTTGCTGGCTGACGCCAGCCTGGCGTGAGCGCACggcaaaatcaaattttttttaacgttgcacgcgccaaaggaaaaaaaaatttaaattcccATACTGGCGCGCGTCAACGATGACATCACCTCCCCTCAGGCTCAATCTCTGGCTGCTTTTGCTTGCGGGCTGGCGCAGTCACGTGGGACCCGCACCTTGCCCGAGCAACCTTGGCCAACTGGAATGACTTGCCTGAACTTGGGCCCTGTCTTGCCCGGGCTGGAGTCTACCACTAGAAAAGCTCTAAGAGCAGAAAAACTTGTAGGAGACTAGCTCATCTCCTATAAGTTGTAAACTGATGCTCACTGTGGCACGTTAGATTGAGTGGGTTCACTCCCAAattgttttataattttttagttcTAATCATTGATAAGTCCATATTTTACATGTATTTTATGCCTCCattgcttatttatttattgattttctCGGATTAAATTGTGGGTTTAATGTATTTTGTGAGAATTGAGTAGTTGGTCCCTAATTAGAGGAATTGGACAAAAAGTTGTCAAATTGGACTCAAAAACCATTAAGATGAACGACAAGGATTAATTGGAGACAAAGAAGATGTTTCTTAGAAGGCAATCAATCGGTCAAAGCTTAAAGGAGGAAGTTGGGTTAAATCCTTGTGGAATTTGGAGAAGCAATCAAAGAGATATTGGGAAAGATATTAGGAAACCTATTTTTGGTAGTATTTGATTGTAACTAGGTTAAGGATTTGTGTATTATAAATAGCATAGGGCTGGCCTCATAGAGGGGGCATACTTTCACTACCCGAAAATACCCAATACTTGCAAAGAGAAGTCCTGCTGCCGCCGGCCACCTTGGAGCTTTTTGGGAGTTTTCGAGTTCATCTTCATGTCTATCATCAACCACTCTGTGATTCTCAATAAGTTTATCATGTTCTAATTTCCTCTTTGCTAGGGCTACGATGTAGCCTAGCCATGAATAccttatttatgtatttatgttaATTTGATAGTATTTTCCATGTTAAGTATCTTTTACCGTTCTTAATGCTTTGAGTGCCTAATCACCACTTAATTGATTTGATGCTTGAGTTGACGATAGGAATATCCAACTTAGGATTTTGCTTCTAGTAATTGATATCACAGGTTACTTGAGTGAACTGGAAGGTTAATCGAGGCTTGTGTGGTTTCCATAAATTTCCCTAGAACTTAATGGGTTTCTACTTCTTAGTTCTTCATCTAGGCATAGAGTGGGACGATTGTAGGAATACTTTTGGTATAGACATGCATGTCATATTGAATAATTAAGGGAAATTTACCATTAACATGGATAATAATTAGGATTAACTGGCTACATGAATAGGGTAGAATTGGCTATGGTGAAATCGGAACCCTAGTGCTCATACCATTAGTGTTTGCcgaattttattattgtttatgTTAGTTCATTCTTGTTAGTTACTTACGTAATTCAAATCAAAGCCTCACCATTCAAACATCCAGATAAAGTTTAGGATTAATCATAATCAGTACTTAGTTAATTAGTCTTAGTCTCTGCGGAACTATACTCACTTACCACTACACTATTTTCCTACGAGTTTGTGTCCTACAATTTCTTTATCAATCATCATGTTCGATTTTTTATCCTAATGAAATATAAACAAGCTAGTATAATAGTATAATGAATTGAGACAAGCTAAAAATCTATTTCTAACAAAATCTGCATGAGCAACATTGAACAATTTTTATGTCTCTGTGTTCAAAAATGTAAACTAATAGTTTAGGCATGCCTCTTTGGAGTAATTATAGAATACTACGGTAGTAAGGTCATGTGGTacattttgtacacgtgttataatatgggTAATCGACAAGGTTTATCTTTCCTCATTTTAAGgaataatatcaataaatatccaCTTATATTAGAACACATATACAAGATGTATCACATAGCCATATTACCGTAATATTCTATAATTACTTGCCCTTTGAGCACTTACTGCAAGAAACCTGCTTATTGCACATGAAATAACTTAAAATCGactcatatatttatttaaaagttttaCTTTTGATCGCCACAAATTAaaagttgaaacaaagaaaatcacaTGTATTATTACaacttttacattttttttttctactcaATTTTGACATGTTTAGGAATGTTACCAAGTAGGCTAAAAAGGATACGAGGGAGCCCTACATAATAGGGACCAACCAAAATGTTACGATGAATAAGGAGATTTTTAACAACTAATTTAAAACAAGGATTGAAGACTGGTGGaaaagggttttgatttgCAGACTagtggtctcaagttcgaacttCCATGACACAATGAcagtgtatgtgtgtgtgtgtgaaccCCCCAACCACCCCTCCCCCCCCAAGCTCTGGAATTTGAGGAATAGAATTCCAATCAATACCAagtatttgtttttgggtgTGATTTTATCGTGAGCCAAAAAAATATGGCTAtcgttttttttaataagtgAAGAGCAATGTTTTTTTATcatcgttttttttttttttttttcaatcaaggAGAACCAAAATATGAAGGGGATCGAGTGTAGCCAACACCAGTCATGGCAATTTTGGTAGATTAATTTCGAGTTGTGTAATTGacccaattaaataaattcacTTGTCATAATTTTATTGGAGAAAAGGATTAAGCAATTAGAATTTATTGGCCTCCAAGTAAGTTGATAGTGAGCAAACCCTATATACTTCCCTCCCTCTCTTGCGTTTTGGCAAACATaggagaaaaataatttattttgtctaACCAACTACCGATGAACTAATCAACAACCTTTTAAGACTGAATCCAAACGAGTGAATGAACGAGTTAGGCGTTTGTAAAGAGCAAAGaactataattaaaaatataaaaaaactgcAAGAAATTTGGTGATAACAGccataataaaatactatttaaTCGTGGAAAAGCCATGTCGTCATGTGTGATGTCCAAGAAGCAATAGCCTTTTCTTGCTTGTTCCAGATGTTTTCCTGAACTTTCTTGAGTGATCCCATCATCACACCATCATTGGAACCTGTTAGGGATATAAGAGTGAAGGTCTTTAGGTTGAAGCTCTCTCTAAGTTCTCAATCGAACCAAGAGAAGAGCCCAGTGTTGATTATATACAAAAGGAGGAGAAGTCACAAGAACATTACGAGTACGAGATCCAATCTCAAGAAGCTGTTTGGTCTGTCAATCTATTTGCCCCAAGAGAAGCCAATTGTGTTGCACATAGGCTTGCTAAACATGAATTACTTAATGTTTTTTCATGTATTTGGTACCCTGAGTTCATTCAGGATGCCCACCACGGCCACACCACACCCTCCCCCCACCCCAAAAATATTGTATTTCTTAAGTATTCAATAAAGTTTACTCGTATCGTCATGGTTCCcgtaaacaaaaaaagatctACTAAATAGCTAGGTCAATATACTAACTTGAGCTGAAGGTACATTACCCTAATGGTTTGATTGAATGATATATCCTAGTGAAGCATGTTAATTATATCCTAATTGgggtttaaaatataattttaaatttttttaaaagctgcGTAGGATCTTCAATAACATGTAAAGGTAATCTTTAGTATGCAAGACAAGATAATTAGTTCCAACAACTCAACATAGTCATAAGCTTTACTTATATTATCAAGTTAATTACAAAGTCATCGTGACCCCATTTGTTGTGTTTCATTTATCATGACTGTTAAATTTGAAAGTATGTAAATTCAAGGTTTGGAAAATTAGGCCGCACCAACCTCAaagaccatttgtgataaaaactCAAGAAATAACATGCGAGTGTGTTGTGATTGTGATAAAtcactaaaaaaattatttattttttaaaatgaagagCATTAGGCTCATGCCAATACTACCAATCAGTGATaaagtttggtttgatttttccATTACCTTTAGCTCAGTGGACCAAACCGTGAGCGAGTGATTCAACTGCATTTGGAGAAACCtaaccaacaaaaaatatggtTGATTCTACCTGCCCAAGGCTATTGGGCCAGATGAGTTTGGTCCGACCCAAATCTACTTGTGGACAAAATAATGATGTCAACCCAAGCCTacctaaaaaataactaagtttttgttgttgttttccAAACAACAATAATCAAGTTCACTTCCGTGATTTCTGAATTTATATCCGAGTTTTAATTTAATCGTCGAACTTCTTTTTTTAGGCAATTTGTTTCTCACTAAAGCACTAGAAATTCTCTTTGATAACATAGAAATGTAATCCTCACCCCAAGGAAGaattctctttatttatttatttcgtTGGgtctttattttcttacttgagaaaaagtaaaaaatcactttttttttctttctccaattGATAATTGATACGTATGTATGTGGTGGAGTAAAGCACCCCAATAAGCTTACTagattctttattttctcggTTTAAAGCCAAGCCAAAAGGCAAAGACGTGAAGCATAAAGAAAGGATACagtaaaaataacaaaaccaaaaatggCGCTTCTATCTTCCCCTCATCCTCTCCCAACCCAATTCCCTGCTTCCCCCGCCTCTCTACGTGTCCGCCGGCCCCCAATCACCGCCTGCCAGCTATGCACCCACAAACAATCCGTACGCCAATTCGACCAGTCAACTCTGACTGTCGCCGAGGGTTCGTCTGAGAGCGAGCTCTGGGCCGCCGCGTGTCTCCGCGTTCGCTCCTTCTACCACTTCAAGCCCTCCATGTTTGGCCTCCAAGTCTGCCCCTCCAATCACGTAATTAAGCCTTAATTactgtaattaattaaatgtatTGATGGTGTTTTTGCCTTTTGTCAAGTTGTATTAGGATCACAGAAGGTACTTGGCGGAACGAGAGTTGGAAGCCATGAAGGAACGTGTGGGAGGAAAGAGGAAGGGCTTTAGAAAAGTTTCTTGCATAAATGCTACCGTCCCATTGTCACAAATTTCAAGCCCTTCGGTTTCAGAtgatttttgttcttcatGTAAGGTTTGTTTGCTTCAATACCCATGtttcagtttcagtttttttttttctttctatcaTCTGTTAATAGAAATGAAAaggtttaaaattttaaactttttcttttttgggttttaaattCTTGTCTAGTTTAACAACAATGGAGAAGATCGAGTAGTTGTTGGGACCCTTGATCTTAACCAGTGTGTAAGTCTTCCAGACGAGATTACAGGAAACAGACCAGAGGTATTTCATATCATTTTCAACTTTTGAACTCAACCCATTTAGTAGATGCTCAAATAGAGCAACAAGTAGATATTCTTACATTCATTTTGGATTTATATCTCTTTCCCATGATATTATTCAgtaagtttatttttcaaataaaatttgggAAAGAAAGCAACAAGGATGTGCTGTGGTTGCTAAATTGTACATGTAtgtaatggtttttttttgttgttgttgtagtGTTAGACAATACAATTGGTAAGATTTGAGCCTAATCTCAGTTAAGTTGGTCTACCTAGattagataaataaaaaaagtttgacATTCAATGACCTTAGGTGAATGGTTTAGAATTTAGATGCAAGATTAATGGACTTCTTGTCTTGGAAGGCATTACCAGATTAGTCTCTGCACTTTTGCAAATGTAACATAGTTGCTAttatttttaccaaaagaATGTTACAACAATGACTGAACTTTAGGAGCGCATTTCAACAGGGGATCGGAGCTGATTTCGCAAGAGCATACTTGAGCAATGTATGTGTTGGCAAGGAACTGCATAGAAATGGGTTAGGTTATGCTCTTGTTGCTAAGTCAAAGTTAGTTGCGCAAGAATGGGGTATGAATTTTGACATTATTTGTTCTATGCCACTGCCTCAGTTAAACACCATTCACATATGTTCAGTTTTCTGGTATTATGCATCCTTTTGTTCTCTCTTGTTTTTTGGCTTAGAGATTTTTATTGTCCCAGTCTGTTTCCAAAGCAGTAACAgatttgatgaaattttttcgTTTGATAGATAATGCTCTCATATTCTTATGCTTCACTTGGTGTGCACACTCGTGGATAGTTTACCCtaaaggaaaatgaagaaaataaaatgctaATTTATGAAAAAGATACAGCTGTAGTGCCCAACCCAAGAGAAGGGTAACAACTTGCAAATTATCACTTGATTTGATGCTTTACTTACTAAATATTTCGTATATCTACTGTGTATTTGCACTTAGCAATGCTAAatgataattattttctttctgaaaCAATGATGGTGGTGATAATTTGATGAGCACTTAGATGATGTCATGTACAAGAGGATAGACAAATCAACCAGTTAGAAGAGGTTAAGAGTTGCTGGTATTGTCTCTTACAATTTTAGAGCAAGAAAAGTGAAGAGAGACTCTTGTATGAAGGATCATAAATCTGTAACCTTGGTATTTGTTcaagaaacaagaaatatGAGAAGCCATCCATTTTGAAAGAAAGTTCCATTTTTCCTGTTGCAATGCTAGGCCGAGTGTTACTTAGGAGCTTAAACTGTGACATTATGTGAGAGAACTCTGCTGGCTATTACATGCACTTGGTTGGTGAAAATGAAGCTCATATCAAGAGtaattctttttccttcttttagGCTGGGTGGGGCGGGGTTGGGCTCACgctctctcttctttcagCTTGTGTAGGGATTCTGAGGAAGTGCATCTGAATGCATATGGACGGACTCTT
The window above is part of the Prunus dulcis chromosome 1, ALMONDv2, whole genome shotgun sequence genome. Proteins encoded here:
- the LOC117616014 gene encoding uncharacterized protein LOC117616014, which translates into the protein MALLSSPHPLPTQFPASPASLRVRRPPITACQLCTHKQSVRQFDQSTLTVAEGSSESELWAAACLRVRSFYHFKPSMFGLQDHRRYLAERELEAMKERVGGKRKGFRKVSCINATVPLSQISSPSVSDDFCSSCKFNNNGEDRVVVGTLDLNQCVSLPDEITGNRPEGIGADFARAYLSNVCVGKELHRNGLGYALVAKSKLVAQEWGISDLYVHVAVDNEPAKKLYMKSGFVYEKDEPAWQARFLDRPRRILLWFGIPGVQL